A genomic stretch from Mya arenaria isolate MELC-2E11 chromosome 10, ASM2691426v1 includes:
- the LOC128205871 gene encoding WASH complex subunit 2C-like isoform X1 gives MADVPPPPDTNIGNENSAPNALADRSWERAWSLKEMRENAASWSLAGDAGLLQYLQDFSQKLVSRTHEIEKEVESLVHDSKMTTVRVNNVFNDFMMLANTQFVENRVYDEDESEQAETAATEEKKPDNHANTEKTREQREAELIPKVSEAIRLGVDVIEQAFEKLDTNIDDNSDSEDEDESYHVDPILEAKDPYLERSLPYLIGTPQFLNDDNVGLREISDDEESDAGEISESEESEAEETKPAAGGKDSEYSYSESDSETEKKPPKKQKAPFAPQSSEDSDSEGSLFGTSKPAARAEESSEEEEEQSEDESDTEKPQAPPAAPTDFASELARKLGGAPPKPPSPTLGGMESGEEEQPREVRKKKKEKKKKEEKEKPKEDDLFGGGDDSEGDDIFGAGGTFGGKKTSNLFDSDEEDMFGESKRGRKDTEKSVVSEEEEEPVEPAEVKQRSRTRTTSTGKKLPAGAVPMFGGAPKPQAAGGLFDDDNDEDDLFGSTKPVAPEPKQDKKPPSKPSVGGGLFDDEEEDEDDMFATVGKTAETKSEPEKMAEPVKAPPEKRHPAGSVPMFGPPGAGNPLAAALKKKMQQHESEEEDNDDWSDGEKSHSDSIKSNQSGASKQSTKIPSVQSKDSLFVDDPDDSMAYLKPKSNSVSRNTKVTKSLFDEDEEDDLFGSLTTKPATKPAAKSSTKETSVKPKPLGGGLFDDDEDDNNDIFSITSPAKPKTEEKKKPPAGAVSIFPTEIAGTKKEPEPTKTPVKQAATGRPPSKSISMFEGDESDDEMFADKPKPPPLTQSGGAKKSIFDDGGGLFGEEEGEDIFGKPPSTTQAKKSGPTTGKTAVAKETKSAGLFDSDSEEKDIFGPPKVTKQPQKVVVAGATETESTDTIDGGEKEAPIKKPPVGGVAMFGGAGLPGLGKPKSVKTSDVVVKKPQPKKATADPLFGADDDDDEGDLFREPVKKPLSKKAEPVKPAEEVEDSHKQEVTPEPSRASKPVGGVSMFGRMNPFEPPSAAKDRPPSPTPDVDSKSEEVDPLFSEKAGTAPSPEKSKPGSAARGKIGKLQASLNFNPSAMMPGAAPPQKEPEPLNIGFDQPAEIRTLQSANKDRAKIGAKRRPPSRQARKSAALSNDQLSPGGSASPLSSPTSLPTSPRTQDNDLDFDPSRVPPPLSDSPERVPSPDFGTGTSTDLFGNEDLFGTGGLGAKSSKSTPRDTSILSSGANDDDLFSGKSIDFPKSKRKTDDLDDLFTKPVHDTPSNRTTSNDDDLFSAVPKTSSAKEEIKTSVKDIESGTKPKAGVSADDDDDDIFAIKKSKPKAKPSPIIEDDDDDIFASSSVNKPKSAETKSGEKMANGQPAAKKDAKTSEKTAMEDDDDLFAAAVKTDKKKTKKAMTKDEDLFADDTDIFSNIPKAKPKEKKTKKKKDLAAPKKTIFKDDIDDIFADASPASKPKEKKKKSVKSKEPTTTVTDDPLS, from the exons atgGCGGACGTACCACCTCCTCCAGACACCAATATCGGCAATGAAAATTCAGCACCAAACGCTCTG GCTGACAGAAGCTGGGAAAGAGCATGGAGTCTGAAGGAGATGAGAGAAAATGCTGCCAGCTGGTCTCTGGCTGGAGATGCTGGG TTACTGCAATATCTTCAAGACTTTTCCCAGAAACTTGTCTCGCGAACACATGAGATTGAAAAGGAAGTAGAAAGTCTTGTCCACGACTCTAAG ATGACCACTGTTCGAGTGAACAATGTCTTTAATGACTTTATGATGCTGGCCAATACTCAGTTTGTGGAAAAT AGAGTGTATGATGAAGATGAAAGTGAACAGGCTGAAACAGCTGCTACAGAGGAGAAAAAGCCAGACAACCATGCAAACACG GAAAAAACGAGAGAACAGCGCGAGGCTGAGTTGATACCGAAAGTGTCGGAGGCCATACGTCTTGGAGTAGATGTGATTGAACAAGCTTTTGAAAAACTGGACACAAATATAGatgacaacagtgacagtgagGATGAGGACGAATCCTATCATGTTGATCCTATACTGGAAGCTAAG GACCCTTATCTGGAGAGATCTTTACCATACCTGATAGGCACGCCACAGTTCCTGAATGACGATAATGTTGGCTTACGGGAAATTTCAG ATGATGAGGAATCAGATGCAGGGGAGATAAGTGAAAGTGAAGAATCGGAGGCAGAAGAAACAAAACCTGCAGCTGGGGGCAAAGACTCTGAG TATTCATACAGTGAGAGTGATTCTGAGACCGAGAAGAAACCTCCTAAGAAACAAAAGGCCCCATTCGCTCCACAG AGTTCAGAGGACTCTGACAGCGAAGGTTCCCTATTCGGCACATCCAAACCAGCGGCCCGAGCAGAAGAAAGCTCCGAGGAGGAGGAGGAGCAGAGTGAAGATGAAAGTGACACAGAAAAACCACAG GCACCACCAGCAGCTCCTACAGACTTTGCATCTGAATTGGCAAGGAAACTGGGTGGGGCACCCCCCAAACCCCCATCACCCACCCTTGGGGGGATGGAGAGTGGGGAGGAGGAACAGCCAAGAG AAGTtcgaaagaaaaagaaagaaaagaaaaagaaggaAGAGAAAGAAAAACCGAAGGAAGACG ATTTGTTTGGCGGTGGGGATGATTCTGAGGGTGACGATATATTCGGAGCAGGTGGAACTTTTGGCGGGAAAAAGACCAGTAATCTCTTTGATAGCGATGAG GAGGACATGTTTGGCGAAAGTAAACGTGGCAGGAAGGATACAGAGAAGAGCGTGGTCAGTGAAG AGGAAGAGGAGCCAGTGGAACCAGCTGAGGTCAAACAAAGGTCACGGACTCGCACAACCTCAACTGGGAAGAAGCTGCCTGCTGGAGCTGTTCCCATGTTTGGAGGCGCGC CAAAACCCCAAGCAGCAGGAGGATTATTTGACGACGATAATGATGAGGATGATTTGTTTGGCTCAACCAAACCTGTAGCGCCTGAACCAAAACAAG ATAAAAAGCCCCCGAGCAAGCCGAGTGTGGGAGGGGGGTTGTTtgatgatgaagaagaagaTGAGGATGATATGTTCGCAACTGTTGGCAAGACTGCAGAGACCAAATCGGAGCCGGAAAAAATGGCGGAACCAGTTAAAGCACCTCCTGAGAAAAGG CACCCTGCTGGATCGGTGCCTATGTTTGGCCCACCAGGAGCAGGTAACCCACTAGCGGCAGCCCTTAAAAAGAAGATGCAGCAGCATGAGTCGGAGGAGGAG gaCAATGATGATTGGTCAGATGGAGAAAAATCCCACAGTGACAGTATTAAATCCAACCAATCAGGAGCTTCGAAACAATCAACAAAGATACCAAGTGTCCAATCGAAAGACAGCTTATTTGTAGATGATCCAGATGATTCAATGGCTTACCTGAAGCCCAAATCAAACAG TGTGTCTCGGAACACCAAGGTTACAAAAAGTCTTTTTGATGAGGACGAAGAGGATGACCTCTTTGGTTCCTTGACAACCAAACCAGCAACAAAACCAGCCGCAAAGTCCTCAACAAAG GAGACTAGCGTAAAGCCAAAGCCATTAGGTGGTGGTTTGTtcgatgatgatgaagatgacaACAACGACATATTTAGTATCACATCTCCGGCCAAGCCCAAGACTGA AGAAAAGAAAAAGCCGCCAGCAGGGGCAGTTTCAATCTTTCCAACAGAGATTGCTGGGACAAAGAAGGAACCGGAGCCAACG AAAACGCCTGTAAAACAGGCTGCAACAGGGAGACCGCCATCTAAATCCATCTCCATGTTTGAGGGTGATGAGAGCGATGATGAAATGTTTGCTGATAAGCCCAAGCCACCCCCTCTCACACAG TCTGGCGGGGCAAAGAAGAGTATATTTGATGATGGTGGAGGCTTGTTTGGTGAGGAGGAAGGGGAGGATATCTTTGGAAAACCTCCGTCAACGACACAGGCAAAG AAGTCTGGTCCCACTACTGGGAAAACTGCTGTTGCCAAGGAAACCAAATCTGCTGGCTTGTTTGACAGTGACAGTGAAGAGAAGGACATTTTTGGGCCCCCAAAG GTGACAAAACAACCACAAAAAGTTGTCGTAGCGGGAGCAACAGAGACAGAATCAACAGACACTATTGATGGTGGGGAGAAGGAAGCACCAATCAAGAAACCCCCTGTTGGTGGGGTTGCCATGTTTGGTGGTGCGGGGCTTCCAGGCCTTGGAAAACCCAAATCTGTCAAAACATCGGACGTTGTGGTGAAGAAGCCTCAGCCCAAAAAAGCTACTG CTGACCCATTGTttggtgctgatgatgatgatgacgaagGGGACTTATTTAGGGAACCAGTCAAGAAACCACTATCTAAAAAAGCAGAACCAGTCAAACCAGCAGAGGAAGTGGAAGA TTCCCACAAACAGGAGGTCACGCCTGAACCTAGTCGAGCCAGCAAGCCAGTGGGTGGGGTATCAATGTTTGGACGGATGAACCCTTTCGAACCCCCCTCAGCAGCAAAGGACAGACCCCCATCCCCCACCCCAG ATGTAGACAGCAAAAGTGAAGAAGTCGATCCGCTATTTTCTGAGAAGGCG GGTACCGCTCCATCACCTGAGAAATCGAAACCTGGGTCTGCTGCCAGGGGCAAGATTGGGAAACTCCAG GCTTCGCTAAATTTTAACCCCTCGGCCATGATGCCAGGAGCAGCCCCCCCACAGAAAGAGCCTGAACCTCTAAATATTGGCTTTGACCAGCCTGCCGAGATCAGAACACTGCAAAGTGCTAACAAG GATCGTGCCAAGATTGGGGCCAAAAGGCGTCCACCATCACGCCAAGCCCGAAAGTCTGCAGCACTGTCAAATGACCAGTTGAGCCCCGGCGGTTCTGCTAGCCCCTTGTCAAGCCCCACATCATTGCCGACCAGCCCAAGAACTCAAGATAACGACCTGGATTTTGACCCCTCCAGGGTTCCTCCCCCTCTCTCCG ATTCCCCAGAGCGAGTCCCATCCCCAGACTTCGGAACCGGAACTTCTACAGACCTGTTTGGAAATGAGGATCTATTTGGTACAGGTGGTCTTGGTGCTAAATCTTCCAAATCTACACCCCGTGATACTTCTATATTAAGCAGTGGTGCTAATGATGATGACTTATTTTCTGGAAAATCTATCGATTTCCCAAAGTCTAAAAGAAAAACTGATGATCTTGATGATCTTTTTACAAAGCCTGTGCATGATACTCCATCAAATAGAACAACATCGaatgatgatgatttattttctgCCGTGCCAAAAACATCCTCAGCAAAGGAAGAAATAAAAACTTCAGTCAAGGATATAGAAAGTGGGACCAAGCCTAAAGCAGGAGTTAGTGcagatgatgacgatgatgacatttttgctataaaaaaatcaaaacctaAAGCTAAACCTTCTCCGATTattgaagatgatgatgatgatatatttGCATCATCTTCTGTGAACAAACCTAAATCAGCAGAGACAAAATCTGGTGAAAAGATGGCAAATGGTCAACCAGCAGCCAAGAAAG ATGCCAAAACCTCCGAGAAAACTGCAATggaagatgatgatgatttatttgctgCAGCTgtaaaaacagataaaaagaaaacaaagaag GCGATGACGAAGGATGAAGACTTGTTTGCAGACGACACAGACATTTTCAGCAACATTCCAAAGGCCAAGCCAAAAGAGAAGAAAACTAAGAAAAAGAAAGATTTAGCTGCACCAAAGAAAACCATCTTCAAGGACGACATAG
- the LOC128205871 gene encoding WASH complex subunit 2-like isoform X2: protein MADVPPPPDTNIGNENSAPNALADRSWERAWSLKEMRENAASWSLAGDAGLLQYLQDFSQKLVSRTHEIEKEVESLVHDSKMTTVRVNNVFNDFMMLANTQFVENRVYDEDESEQAETAATEEKKPDNHANTEKTREQREAELIPKVSEAIRLGVDVIEQAFEKLDTNIDDNSDSEDEDESYHVDPILEAKDPYLERSLPYLIGTPQFLNDDNVGLREISDDEESDAGEISESEESEAEETKPAAGGKDSEYSYSESDSETEKKPPKKQKAPFAPQSSEDSDSEGSLFGTSKPAARAEESSEEEEEQSEDESDTEKPQAPPAAPTDFASELARKLGGAPPKPPSPTLGGMESGEEEQPREVRKKKKEKKKKEEKEKPKEDDLFGGGDDSEGDDIFGAGGTFGGKKTSNLFDSDEEDMFGESKRGRKDTEKSVVSEEEEEPVEPAEVKQRSRTRTTSTGKKLPAGAVPMFGGAPKPQAAGGLFDDDNDEDDLFGSTKPVAPEPKQDKKPPSKPSVGGGLFDDEEEDEDDMFATVGKTAETKSEPEKMAEPVKAPPEKRHPAGSVPMFGPPGAGNPLAAALKKKMQQHESEEEDNDDWSDGEKSHSDSIKSNQSGASKQSTKIPSVQSKDSLFVDDPDDSMAYLKPKSNSVSRNTKVTKSLFDEDEEDDLFGSLTTKPATKPAAKSSTKETSVKPKPLGGGLFDDDEDDNNDIFSITSPAKPKTEEKKKPPAGAVSIFPTEIAGTKKEPEPTKTPVKQAATGRPPSKSISMFEGDESDDEMFADKPKPPPLTQSGGAKKSIFDDGGGLFGEEEGEDIFGKPPSTTQAKKSGPTTGKTAVAKETKSAGLFDSDSEEKDIFGPPKVTKQPQKVVVAGATETESTDTIDGGEKEAPIKKPPVGGVAMFGGAGLPGLGKPKSVKTSDVVVKKPQPKKATADPLFGADDDDDEGDLFREPVKKPLSKKAEPVKPAEEVEDSHKQEVTPEPSRASKPVGGVSMFGRMNPFEPPSAAKDRPPSPTPDVDSKSEEVDPLFSEKAASLNFNPSAMMPGAAPPQKEPEPLNIGFDQPAEIRTLQSANKDRAKIGAKRRPPSRQARKSAALSNDQLSPGGSASPLSSPTSLPTSPRTQDNDLDFDPSRVPPPLSDSPERVPSPDFGTGTSTDLFGNEDLFGTGGLGAKSSKSTPRDTSILSSGANDDDLFSGKSIDFPKSKRKTDDLDDLFTKPVHDTPSNRTTSNDDDLFSAVPKTSSAKEEIKTSVKDIESGTKPKAGVSADDDDDDIFAIKKSKPKAKPSPIIEDDDDDIFASSSVNKPKSAETKSGEKMANGQPAAKKDAKTSEKTAMEDDDDLFAAAVKTDKKKTKKAMTKDEDLFADDTDIFSNIPKAKPKEKKTKKKKDLAAPKKTIFKDDIDDIFADASPASKPKEKKKKSVKSKEPTTTVTDDPLS, encoded by the exons atgGCGGACGTACCACCTCCTCCAGACACCAATATCGGCAATGAAAATTCAGCACCAAACGCTCTG GCTGACAGAAGCTGGGAAAGAGCATGGAGTCTGAAGGAGATGAGAGAAAATGCTGCCAGCTGGTCTCTGGCTGGAGATGCTGGG TTACTGCAATATCTTCAAGACTTTTCCCAGAAACTTGTCTCGCGAACACATGAGATTGAAAAGGAAGTAGAAAGTCTTGTCCACGACTCTAAG ATGACCACTGTTCGAGTGAACAATGTCTTTAATGACTTTATGATGCTGGCCAATACTCAGTTTGTGGAAAAT AGAGTGTATGATGAAGATGAAAGTGAACAGGCTGAAACAGCTGCTACAGAGGAGAAAAAGCCAGACAACCATGCAAACACG GAAAAAACGAGAGAACAGCGCGAGGCTGAGTTGATACCGAAAGTGTCGGAGGCCATACGTCTTGGAGTAGATGTGATTGAACAAGCTTTTGAAAAACTGGACACAAATATAGatgacaacagtgacagtgagGATGAGGACGAATCCTATCATGTTGATCCTATACTGGAAGCTAAG GACCCTTATCTGGAGAGATCTTTACCATACCTGATAGGCACGCCACAGTTCCTGAATGACGATAATGTTGGCTTACGGGAAATTTCAG ATGATGAGGAATCAGATGCAGGGGAGATAAGTGAAAGTGAAGAATCGGAGGCAGAAGAAACAAAACCTGCAGCTGGGGGCAAAGACTCTGAG TATTCATACAGTGAGAGTGATTCTGAGACCGAGAAGAAACCTCCTAAGAAACAAAAGGCCCCATTCGCTCCACAG AGTTCAGAGGACTCTGACAGCGAAGGTTCCCTATTCGGCACATCCAAACCAGCGGCCCGAGCAGAAGAAAGCTCCGAGGAGGAGGAGGAGCAGAGTGAAGATGAAAGTGACACAGAAAAACCACAG GCACCACCAGCAGCTCCTACAGACTTTGCATCTGAATTGGCAAGGAAACTGGGTGGGGCACCCCCCAAACCCCCATCACCCACCCTTGGGGGGATGGAGAGTGGGGAGGAGGAACAGCCAAGAG AAGTtcgaaagaaaaagaaagaaaagaaaaagaaggaAGAGAAAGAAAAACCGAAGGAAGACG ATTTGTTTGGCGGTGGGGATGATTCTGAGGGTGACGATATATTCGGAGCAGGTGGAACTTTTGGCGGGAAAAAGACCAGTAATCTCTTTGATAGCGATGAG GAGGACATGTTTGGCGAAAGTAAACGTGGCAGGAAGGATACAGAGAAGAGCGTGGTCAGTGAAG AGGAAGAGGAGCCAGTGGAACCAGCTGAGGTCAAACAAAGGTCACGGACTCGCACAACCTCAACTGGGAAGAAGCTGCCTGCTGGAGCTGTTCCCATGTTTGGAGGCGCGC CAAAACCCCAAGCAGCAGGAGGATTATTTGACGACGATAATGATGAGGATGATTTGTTTGGCTCAACCAAACCTGTAGCGCCTGAACCAAAACAAG ATAAAAAGCCCCCGAGCAAGCCGAGTGTGGGAGGGGGGTTGTTtgatgatgaagaagaagaTGAGGATGATATGTTCGCAACTGTTGGCAAGACTGCAGAGACCAAATCGGAGCCGGAAAAAATGGCGGAACCAGTTAAAGCACCTCCTGAGAAAAGG CACCCTGCTGGATCGGTGCCTATGTTTGGCCCACCAGGAGCAGGTAACCCACTAGCGGCAGCCCTTAAAAAGAAGATGCAGCAGCATGAGTCGGAGGAGGAG gaCAATGATGATTGGTCAGATGGAGAAAAATCCCACAGTGACAGTATTAAATCCAACCAATCAGGAGCTTCGAAACAATCAACAAAGATACCAAGTGTCCAATCGAAAGACAGCTTATTTGTAGATGATCCAGATGATTCAATGGCTTACCTGAAGCCCAAATCAAACAG TGTGTCTCGGAACACCAAGGTTACAAAAAGTCTTTTTGATGAGGACGAAGAGGATGACCTCTTTGGTTCCTTGACAACCAAACCAGCAACAAAACCAGCCGCAAAGTCCTCAACAAAG GAGACTAGCGTAAAGCCAAAGCCATTAGGTGGTGGTTTGTtcgatgatgatgaagatgacaACAACGACATATTTAGTATCACATCTCCGGCCAAGCCCAAGACTGA AGAAAAGAAAAAGCCGCCAGCAGGGGCAGTTTCAATCTTTCCAACAGAGATTGCTGGGACAAAGAAGGAACCGGAGCCAACG AAAACGCCTGTAAAACAGGCTGCAACAGGGAGACCGCCATCTAAATCCATCTCCATGTTTGAGGGTGATGAGAGCGATGATGAAATGTTTGCTGATAAGCCCAAGCCACCCCCTCTCACACAG TCTGGCGGGGCAAAGAAGAGTATATTTGATGATGGTGGAGGCTTGTTTGGTGAGGAGGAAGGGGAGGATATCTTTGGAAAACCTCCGTCAACGACACAGGCAAAG AAGTCTGGTCCCACTACTGGGAAAACTGCTGTTGCCAAGGAAACCAAATCTGCTGGCTTGTTTGACAGTGACAGTGAAGAGAAGGACATTTTTGGGCCCCCAAAG GTGACAAAACAACCACAAAAAGTTGTCGTAGCGGGAGCAACAGAGACAGAATCAACAGACACTATTGATGGTGGGGAGAAGGAAGCACCAATCAAGAAACCCCCTGTTGGTGGGGTTGCCATGTTTGGTGGTGCGGGGCTTCCAGGCCTTGGAAAACCCAAATCTGTCAAAACATCGGACGTTGTGGTGAAGAAGCCTCAGCCCAAAAAAGCTACTG CTGACCCATTGTttggtgctgatgatgatgatgacgaagGGGACTTATTTAGGGAACCAGTCAAGAAACCACTATCTAAAAAAGCAGAACCAGTCAAACCAGCAGAGGAAGTGGAAGA TTCCCACAAACAGGAGGTCACGCCTGAACCTAGTCGAGCCAGCAAGCCAGTGGGTGGGGTATCAATGTTTGGACGGATGAACCCTTTCGAACCCCCCTCAGCAGCAAAGGACAGACCCCCATCCCCCACCCCAG ATGTAGACAGCAAAAGTGAAGAAGTCGATCCGCTATTTTCTGAGAAGGCG GCTTCGCTAAATTTTAACCCCTCGGCCATGATGCCAGGAGCAGCCCCCCCACAGAAAGAGCCTGAACCTCTAAATATTGGCTTTGACCAGCCTGCCGAGATCAGAACACTGCAAAGTGCTAACAAG GATCGTGCCAAGATTGGGGCCAAAAGGCGTCCACCATCACGCCAAGCCCGAAAGTCTGCAGCACTGTCAAATGACCAGTTGAGCCCCGGCGGTTCTGCTAGCCCCTTGTCAAGCCCCACATCATTGCCGACCAGCCCAAGAACTCAAGATAACGACCTGGATTTTGACCCCTCCAGGGTTCCTCCCCCTCTCTCCG ATTCCCCAGAGCGAGTCCCATCCCCAGACTTCGGAACCGGAACTTCTACAGACCTGTTTGGAAATGAGGATCTATTTGGTACAGGTGGTCTTGGTGCTAAATCTTCCAAATCTACACCCCGTGATACTTCTATATTAAGCAGTGGTGCTAATGATGATGACTTATTTTCTGGAAAATCTATCGATTTCCCAAAGTCTAAAAGAAAAACTGATGATCTTGATGATCTTTTTACAAAGCCTGTGCATGATACTCCATCAAATAGAACAACATCGaatgatgatgatttattttctgCCGTGCCAAAAACATCCTCAGCAAAGGAAGAAATAAAAACTTCAGTCAAGGATATAGAAAGTGGGACCAAGCCTAAAGCAGGAGTTAGTGcagatgatgacgatgatgacatttttgctataaaaaaatcaaaacctaAAGCTAAACCTTCTCCGATTattgaagatgatgatgatgatatatttGCATCATCTTCTGTGAACAAACCTAAATCAGCAGAGACAAAATCTGGTGAAAAGATGGCAAATGGTCAACCAGCAGCCAAGAAAG ATGCCAAAACCTCCGAGAAAACTGCAATggaagatgatgatgatttatttgctgCAGCTgtaaaaacagataaaaagaaaacaaagaag GCGATGACGAAGGATGAAGACTTGTTTGCAGACGACACAGACATTTTCAGCAACATTCCAAAGGCCAAGCCAAAAGAGAAGAAAACTAAGAAAAAGAAAGATTTAGCTGCACCAAAGAAAACCATCTTCAAGGACGACATAG